The following proteins are co-located in the Apis mellifera strain DH4 linkage group LG11, Amel_HAv3.1, whole genome shotgun sequence genome:
- the LOC412278 gene encoding tuberin isoform X1 has protein sequence MSKMSSKDKDNKTLHDKLKQFFRINKGNYKSREDFTLTHDLEKEISPESPVHHRTKAIKDLCDAVLNQQWEDKAAERLWYLVKDLLEKDVPREHRHVTFNFLRCLVQGQYSKLSSLMRVKFFMVVKEHNIPEDIGPRLELLQSLTENGKDILHLEERMGPFLLDWMPIVTAGDGKRGAEFLLLLVNVIKFNSAYIDEDIISGLVQYICHLCYYSNSSEVVSGCLEALDAIVCYSNLQSDSLQTFIIALCGSVNVETYCQISWKIMRNLLGTHMGHSALYTMCRLLQDTNFQRDVRLLRGAVFYVNMGLWGTHKIPKLECTPTSVLPSFYQALKCNHPVVMYEVILSIQRLVNKYGTELWDPTWSIILDIIEEVISHTETSNQPATRQVSVNLHETINSIENLLDINHYNGCIQRFYDLVERCSDARPESSVLKLIEYRARSIGPTHYHWQFKLANLMERYYKIETRTNIRMKVLDVLTNVVQINRSRYEEELIERIIVPYFQHVDMDFDITIRNGVAHLLIDLCLECDTKRCLELLDILEKVINKPFTSDIPITKDVDIKDIKTAVVGVIKILISKIYYLPSSHAIRAYKVLVNYLEQHYKEPTVFYDIPTIRYLIFECFLKIRANTLYHLGFPDTQNLSVIKFSPYLILEHTTTERINSGGGGNSPPPVNPAPLQHLSCQITYMSLALACKAVISCIKLEKDWKVLQLVLKELPQVMQNRALILSRHTNDIDYFANALCSMVSDKSLRLPESLYNVPPKFTLSEFRVHVFPVLASLASYHAHLEPNLQQRLIKCLEVGLTAKCASQCVTSLTTCILEMRDAMNKLLSEVLLNLSKISATVHIAIPILEFLSTLTRLPKVFASFIGDQYMSVFAILLPYTNPFKYDHYTVSLAHHVIAVWFLKCRLPFRRDFVRFITTGLKANVIVPFEEGHLMKSDFNFINEDSSNRKRSSSLTEQGSRGRRERPIMTNRMIGDNKVSDLKPPIDEALMTFHVELTETCIDLMARYTFSTYSARPKRLPSADFLLKEGQSMTWLLGNKLITVTTSGCSNKAMRNGLCDNCWVVCKSGPQSPEHSKALQSNLRRASSIETAKEDKLSRQFSGGYGNSTVNTAANSPTEELKKTSEDLDSIKKDHSLEKIDKDQAESSKLEQILNSEKQEEHVLCACWCQGWAEIYVRRPTGDMSWIMRIQNSMQFETNIDFPVYDIMALYRPNQDLKQKQQEFTSEYSGDETEDIADKNMDQIKNDHNNMKSMISSVSSGPIAIPGSPARPSPSRQSSRDSLESLEDGEDDLRRSRNPVRRSNSSPEMSANWKNPFLNKEKLNLQQVDRDFSADIEIKLDAELKKPAKTTYAKDMRVSCEAIPEEIFGMGTTPPSENVSDHPAALQSQRSYPGTAQVTQIITNTSSSNTVPPSPTTIQIQGNFLGVQGRATQIQSVTKPPQSPTQIYPRLSNFESGQKQISLGTDSKPLIGRNHLDKQKDEKADPSMLPPLPLPFRDRGHTISVMSPVKKSRGEWDNIRRGNSPRIKETPKTGINPSFVFLQLYHTAHFGSPSEKPLLVPQTTAVQRAVTNLDRIQPYETHKIGVLYVGPGQASNETEILANQHGSLRYTEFLQRLGTLVRLKDVDESVFLGGLDRNGENGNFAYIWQDDVTQVAFHVATLMPTKLSDPKCTSKKQHIGNNYVTVVYNESGESYNIQTVKGQFNYACVVIQPLDHGTNQVTVQVKEELAKHIRHSEPKIISDQNLAILSRQLALHANLASMVSSSLEQNSHNPYASNWLERLRHIKRLRNRVLQESTNNNPDGTTDDLSPRSNKRIYMDDFTEYTT, from the exons ATGTCGAAAATGAGCtcaaaagataaagataataaaacgttacatgataaattaaaacaattttttcgtattaataaag gaaattataaaagtcGTGAAGATTTTACATTAACACATgatcttgaaaaagaaattagtcCTGAAAGTCCTGTACATCATCGAACAAAAGCAATTAAAGATTTGTGTGATGCAGTTCTTAATCAACAATGGGAAGAT aaagctGCTGAAAGATTATGGTATTTAGTAAAAGatcttttagaaaaagatgTACCTCGTGAACATAGACatgtaacatttaattttctgcGATGTCTTGTTCAAGgtcaatattctaaattatcttCTCTTAtgagagtaaaattttttatggttGTTAAAGAACATAATATTCCTGAAGATATTGGACCTAG aTTGGAACTTCTACAAAGCTTAacagaaaatggaaaagatatattacaTCTAGAAGAGAGAATGGGACCTTTCTTATTAGATTGGATGCCAATTGTTACAGCAGGAGATGGAAAAAGAGGAGCTGAATTCTTATTACTTCTTGTTAATGTCATTAAGTTTAACTCAGCATATATTGATGAAGACATTATATCAGGCCTTGTTCA GTATATCTGCCATCTATGTTATTATAGTAATAGTAGTGAAGTTGTTTCTGGATGTTTAGAAGCTTTAGATGCAATTGTTTGTTACAGTAATTTACAGTCTGATTCATTACAAACTTTTATCATAGCATTATGTGGAAGTGTTAATGTTGAAACATATTGTCAAATAAGTTGGaag ATAATGCGTAATTTATTAGGTACACACATGGGTCATTCTGCATTATATACAATGTGTCGTTTGCTACAAGATACAAATTTTCAGAGAGATGTTCGTCTACTTAGAGGAGcagtattttatgtaaatatgggTCTTTGGGGAACTCATAAAATTCCAAAACTAGAATGTACTCCTACATCTGTTTTACCTTCATTTTATCaa GCTTTAAAATGTAATCATCCAGTAGTTATGTATGaagttatattatcaattcaaagattagtaaataaatatggaaCTGAGTTATGGGATCCTACATGGAGCATTATTCTTGATATTATTGAAGAAGTTATTTCTCATACag aaaCAAGTAACCAACCTGCAACTAGACAAGTCTCAGTGAATTTACATGAAACAATAAatagtattgaaaatttactagatattaatcattataatggTTGTATTCAACGATTTTATGATCTCGTTGAACGTTGTAGTGATGCAAGACCT gaAAGTTctgttttgaaattaattgaatatcgaGCACGTTCTATTGGACCTACACATTATCATTGGCAATTTAAATTAGCAAATTTAATGGAACGTTATTATAAGATTGAAACACGTACCAACATTAGAATGAAAGTTCTTGATGTTTTAACAAATGTCGTCCAAATTAATag atctagatatgaagaagaattaattgaaCGAATAATTGTGCCATATTTTCAACATGTTGATATGGATTTTGATATCACTATTCGGAATGGTGTTGCACATTTACTTATTGATCTTTGTCTTGAATGTGATACAAAGAGATGTTTAGAActtttagatatattagagAAG gTAATCAATAAACCTTTTACATCTGATATACCAATTACAAAAGATGTTGAtatcaaagatataaaaactGCAGTTGTTggtgtgataaaaattttaatatcaaaaatttattatttaccttCAAGTCATGCTATACGAGCTTATAAAGTTTTAGTAAATTATTTGGAACAGCATTATAAAGAGCCAACTGTCTTCTATGACATTCCTACTATTCGATATttg atttttgaatgttttttaaaaattagagcaAACACACTTTATCATCTTGGATTTCCGGATACTCAAAACTTATCCGTGATAAAGTTTAgtccatatttaattttagaacatACAACAACTGAACGAATAAATAGTGGAGGAGGTGGTAATAGTCCTCCACCAGTCAATCCAGCTCCATTGCAGCACTTATCTTGTCAAATTACTTACATGTCATTGGCACTTGCATGTAAAGCTGTTATTTCCTgtattaaattggaaaaag ATTGGAAAGTTTTACAACtggtattaaaagaattacctCAAGTGATGCAAAACAGAGCATTAATATTATCACGACATACAaatgatattgattattttgcaAATGCACTTTGCTCGatg gttAGTGACAAAAGTTTAAGACTTCCAGAGTCTCTTTACAATGTCCCTCCAAAATTTACTCTTTCAGAATTTCGCGTTCATGTTTTTCCAGTATTAGCATCATTAGCTTCATATCATGCACATTTAGAACCTAATTTACAACAgcgtttaataaaatgtttagag gTTGGTTTAACAGCAAAATGTGCAAGTCAATGTGTTACTAGCCTTACAACTTGTATTTTAGAGATGCGTGATGCAATGAATAAACTTTTATCCGAagtacttttaaatttatcaaaaatttcagcAACAGTACATATAGCTATaccaattttagaatttttatcta ctCTTACTAGACTTCCAAAAGTTTTTGCAAGTTTTATTGGAGATCAATACATGTCAGTTTTTGCAATTCTATTACCATATACAAATCCTTTTAAATATGATCATTATACAGTATCCTTGGCACATCATGTAATTGCTGTATGGTTTTTGAAATGCAGATTACCATTTCGAAGAGATTTTGTTAGATTTATTACTACA ggTTTGAAAGCTAATGTTATAGTTCCTTTTGAAGAAGGTCATTTAATGAaatcagattttaattttataaatgaagatTCTTCAAATAGAAAACGTAGTTCGAGTTTAACAGAGCAG GGCAGTAGAGGCAGGAGAGAAAGACCAATAATGACAAATCGAATGATAGGAGATAATAAAGTTTCAGATTTAAAGCCTCCAATTGATGAGGCTTTAATGACTTTTCATGTTGAACTTACTGAAACTTGTATTGATCTTATGGCTCGATATACATTTTCAACTTATTCAGCTCGACCTAAaag attaccATCTGCTGATTTTCTACTTAAAGAGGGTCAATCTATGACATGGTTACTTGGTAATAAACTTATTACTGTAACGACAAGCGGTTGTAGTAATAAAGCAATGCGAAATGGACTTTGTGATAATTGTTGGGTTGTGTGTAAATCTGGTCCTCAATCTCCTGAACATTCAAAAGCATTGCAATCAAATTTACGACGAGCATCAAGTATAGAg acagcaaaagaagataaattatcTAGACAGTTTTCTGGAGGTTATGGAAATTCTACTGTAAATACAGCTGCAAATTCTCCAACagaagaattgaagaaaacaTCAGAAGATTtagattctataaaaaaagatcattctttagaaaaaatagataaagatcAAGCAGAATCGTCAAAATTAGAACAAATACTTAATAGTGAGAAACAAGAAGAACATGTTCTTTGCGCTTGTTGGTGTCAAGGATGGGCTGAAATATATGTGCGTAGACCTACAGGTGATATGTCTTGGATAATGAGAATTCAGAATTCTATgcaatttgaaacaaatatagatTTTCCTGTGTATGACATAATGGCTTTATATAGACCAAATCAGGATTTGAAGCAAAAGCAGCAAGAATTTACATCAGAATATTCTGGAGATGAAACAGag GATATTGcagataaaaatatggatcaaataaaaaatgatcataACAATATGAAATCTATGATATCTTCTGTGTCATCAGGTCCAATAGCTATACCTGGTTCACCAGCTCGACCGAGTCCTTCAAGGCAAAGTTCACGTGATAGTTTAGAAAGTTTAGAAGATGGTGAAGATG ATTTACGTCGTTCTCGAAATCCTGTACGTAGATCAAATTCTAGTCCCGAAATGAGTGCTAATTGGAAAAATCCATtcttgaataaagaaaaattaaatttacaacaaGTCGATCGTGATTTTTCAGcagatatagaaattaaacttGATGCTGAATTAAAGAAACCCGCGAAAACTACGTACGCAAAGGATATGag agtcAGTTGTGAAGCTATACCAGAAGAAATATTTGGTATGGGTACAACACCTCCATCAGAAAATGTATCAGATCATCCAGCTGCATTACAGTCTCAACGCTCTTATCCAGGCACAGCACAAGTAACTCAAATTATTACGAATACTAGTTCGAGTAATACTGTTCCCCCATCTCCTACTACTATACAg ATTCAAGGAAATTTTTTGGGAGTACAAGGACGTGCAACACAAATTCAATCTGTTACAAAACCTCCACAATCACCTACACAAATTTATCCTCGATTATCTAATTTTGAATCTGGtcaaaaacaaatatcattAGGAACAGATAGTAAACCACTTATTGGACGTAATCATCTAGATAag caaAAGGATGAGAAAGCTGATCCTTCAATGTTACCACCTTTACCATTACCTTTCCGTGATAGAGGTCATACAATTTCTGTAATGAGTCCTGTGAAAAAATCTCGCGGAGAATGGGATAATATTCGTAGAGGAAATTCGCCACGAATAAAAGAAACTCCGAAAACTGGTATTAATCCtag ttTTGTGTTTTTACAACTATATCATACAGCACATTTTGGTTCGCCTTCAGAAAAACCTTTATTGGTTCCACAGACAACGGCTGTACAAAGAGCAGTAACAAATTTAGATAGAATACAACCATATGAAACTCACAAAATTGGAGTTCTTTATGTTGGTCCAGGACAAGCTTCTAATGAAACTGAAATTTTAGCTAATCAACATGGATCACTTCGATATACAGAATTCTTACAACGATTAGGAACATTAGTTCGATTGAAGGATGTTGATGAAAGTGTGTTTTTAGGAGGATTAGATCGTAATGGTGAAAATGGAAACTTCGCATATATTTGGCAAGATGATGTTACACag gtaGCATTTCATGTTGCTACATTAATGCCTACAAAATTAAGTGATCCAAAATGTACATCTAAAAAGCAACATATTGGAAATAACTATGTTACTGTTGTTTATAATGAATCTGgagaatcatataatattcaaactgTAAAA GGACAGTTCAATTATGCATGTGTTGTAATTCAACCTCTAGATCATGGTACTAATCAAGTCACAGTTCaagtaaaagaagaattagctAAACATATTAGACACAGTGaaccaaaaattatttctgatcAAAATTTAGCTATTTTATCTCGACAATTAGCTCTTCATGCCAAT CTTGCTTCAATGGTTTCATCATCATTAGAACAAAACAGTCACAATCCATATGCTTCTAATTGGTTAGAACGTTTACGACATATTAAAAGACTTAGAAATCGTGTGTTACAAGaatcaacaaataataatccaGATGGAACAACTGATGATCTATCCCCAAGATCAAACAAACGTATTTATATGGATGATTTTACTGAATATACAAcatga
- the LOC412278 gene encoding tuberin isoform X2 translates to MSKMSSKDKDNKTLHDKLKQFFRINKGNYKSREDFTLTHDLEKEISPESPVHHRTKAIKDLCDAVLNQQWEDKAAERLWYLVKDLLEKDVPREHRHVTFNFLRCLVQGQYSKLSSLMRVKFFMVVKEHNIPEDIGPRLELLQSLTENGKDILHLEERMGPFLLDWMPIVTAGDGKRGAEFLLLLVNVIKFNSAYIDEDIISGLVQYICHLCYYSNSSEVVSGCLEALDAIVCYSNLQSDSLQTFIIALCGSVNVETYCQISWKIMRNLLGTHMGHSALYTMCRLLQDTNFQRDVRLLRGAVFYVNMGLWGTHKIPKLECTPTSVLPSFYQALKCNHPVVMYEVILSIQRLVNKYGTELWDPTWSIILDIIEEVISHTETSNQPATRQVSVNLHETINSIENLLDINHYNGCIQRFYDLVERCSDARPESSVLKLIEYRARSIGPTHYHWQFKLANLMERYYKIETRTNIRMKVLDVLTNVVQINRSRYEEELIERIIVPYFQHVDMDFDITIRNGVAHLLIDLCLECDTKRCLELLDILEKVINKPFTSDIPITKDVDIKDIKTAVVGVIKILISKIYYLPSSHAIRAYKVLVNYLEQHYKEPTVFYDIPTIRYLIFECFLKIRANTLYHLGFPDTQNLSVIKFSPYLILEHTTTERINSGGGGNSPPPVNPAPLQHLSCQITYMSLALACKAVISCIKLEKDWKVLQLVLKELPQVMQNRALILSRHTNDIDYFANALCSMVSDKSLRLPESLYNVPPKFTLSEFRVHVFPVLASLASYHAHLEPNLQQRLIKCLEVGLTAKCASQCVTSLTTCILEMRDAMNKLLSEVLLNLSKISATVHIAIPILEFLSTLTRLPKVFASFIGDQYMSVFAILLPYTNPFKYDHYTVSLAHHVIAVWFLKCRLPFRRDFVRFITTGLKANVIVPFEEGHLMKSDFNFINEDSSNRKRSSSLTEQGSRGRRERPIMTNRMIGDNKVSDLKPPIDEALMTFHVELTETCIDLMARYTFSTYSARPKRLPSADFLLKEGQSMTWLLGNKLITVTTSGCSNKAMRNGLCDNCWVVCKSGPQSPEHSKALQSNLRRASSIETAKEDKLSRQFSGGYGNSTVNTAANSPTEELKKTSEDLDSIKKDHSLEKIDKDQAESSKLEQILNSEKQEEHVLCACWCQGWAEIYVRRPTGDMSWIMRIQNSMQFETNIDFPVYDIMALYRPNQDLKQKQQEFTSEYSGDETEDIADKNMDQIKNDHNNMKSMISSVSSGPIAIPGSPARPSPSRQSSRDSLESLEDGEDDLRRSRNPVRRSNSSPEMSANWKNPFLNKEKLNLQQVDRDFSADIEIKLDAELKKPAKTTYAKDMRVSCEAIPEEIFGMGTTPPSENVSDHPAALQSQRSYPGTAQVTQIITNTSSSNTVPPSPTTIQIQGNFLGVQGRATQIQSVTKPPQSPTQIYPRLSNFESGQKQISLGTDSKPLIGRNHLDKQKDEKADPSMLPPLPLPFRDRGHTISVMSPVKKSRGEWDNIRRGNSPRIKETPKTGINPSFVFLQLYHTAHFGSPSEKPLLVPQTTAVQRAVTNLDRIQPYETHKIGVLYVGPGQASNETEILANQHGSLRYTEFLQRLGTLVRLKDVDESVFLGGLDRNGENGNFAYIWQDDVTQVAFHVATLMPTKLSDPKCTSKKQHIGNNYVTVVYNESGESYNIQTVKGQFNYACVVIQPLDHGTNQVTVQVKEELAKHIRHSEPKIISDQNLAILSRQLALHANVRLVKIKLSCFNGFIIIRTKQSQSICF, encoded by the exons ATGTCGAAAATGAGCtcaaaagataaagataataaaacgttacatgataaattaaaacaattttttcgtattaataaag gaaattataaaagtcGTGAAGATTTTACATTAACACATgatcttgaaaaagaaattagtcCTGAAAGTCCTGTACATCATCGAACAAAAGCAATTAAAGATTTGTGTGATGCAGTTCTTAATCAACAATGGGAAGAT aaagctGCTGAAAGATTATGGTATTTAGTAAAAGatcttttagaaaaagatgTACCTCGTGAACATAGACatgtaacatttaattttctgcGATGTCTTGTTCAAGgtcaatattctaaattatcttCTCTTAtgagagtaaaattttttatggttGTTAAAGAACATAATATTCCTGAAGATATTGGACCTAG aTTGGAACTTCTACAAAGCTTAacagaaaatggaaaagatatattacaTCTAGAAGAGAGAATGGGACCTTTCTTATTAGATTGGATGCCAATTGTTACAGCAGGAGATGGAAAAAGAGGAGCTGAATTCTTATTACTTCTTGTTAATGTCATTAAGTTTAACTCAGCATATATTGATGAAGACATTATATCAGGCCTTGTTCA GTATATCTGCCATCTATGTTATTATAGTAATAGTAGTGAAGTTGTTTCTGGATGTTTAGAAGCTTTAGATGCAATTGTTTGTTACAGTAATTTACAGTCTGATTCATTACAAACTTTTATCATAGCATTATGTGGAAGTGTTAATGTTGAAACATATTGTCAAATAAGTTGGaag ATAATGCGTAATTTATTAGGTACACACATGGGTCATTCTGCATTATATACAATGTGTCGTTTGCTACAAGATACAAATTTTCAGAGAGATGTTCGTCTACTTAGAGGAGcagtattttatgtaaatatgggTCTTTGGGGAACTCATAAAATTCCAAAACTAGAATGTACTCCTACATCTGTTTTACCTTCATTTTATCaa GCTTTAAAATGTAATCATCCAGTAGTTATGTATGaagttatattatcaattcaaagattagtaaataaatatggaaCTGAGTTATGGGATCCTACATGGAGCATTATTCTTGATATTATTGAAGAAGTTATTTCTCATACag aaaCAAGTAACCAACCTGCAACTAGACAAGTCTCAGTGAATTTACATGAAACAATAAatagtattgaaaatttactagatattaatcattataatggTTGTATTCAACGATTTTATGATCTCGTTGAACGTTGTAGTGATGCAAGACCT gaAAGTTctgttttgaaattaattgaatatcgaGCACGTTCTATTGGACCTACACATTATCATTGGCAATTTAAATTAGCAAATTTAATGGAACGTTATTATAAGATTGAAACACGTACCAACATTAGAATGAAAGTTCTTGATGTTTTAACAAATGTCGTCCAAATTAATag atctagatatgaagaagaattaattgaaCGAATAATTGTGCCATATTTTCAACATGTTGATATGGATTTTGATATCACTATTCGGAATGGTGTTGCACATTTACTTATTGATCTTTGTCTTGAATGTGATACAAAGAGATGTTTAGAActtttagatatattagagAAG gTAATCAATAAACCTTTTACATCTGATATACCAATTACAAAAGATGTTGAtatcaaagatataaaaactGCAGTTGTTggtgtgataaaaattttaatatcaaaaatttattatttaccttCAAGTCATGCTATACGAGCTTATAAAGTTTTAGTAAATTATTTGGAACAGCATTATAAAGAGCCAACTGTCTTCTATGACATTCCTACTATTCGATATttg atttttgaatgttttttaaaaattagagcaAACACACTTTATCATCTTGGATTTCCGGATACTCAAAACTTATCCGTGATAAAGTTTAgtccatatttaattttagaacatACAACAACTGAACGAATAAATAGTGGAGGAGGTGGTAATAGTCCTCCACCAGTCAATCCAGCTCCATTGCAGCACTTATCTTGTCAAATTACTTACATGTCATTGGCACTTGCATGTAAAGCTGTTATTTCCTgtattaaattggaaaaag ATTGGAAAGTTTTACAACtggtattaaaagaattacctCAAGTGATGCAAAACAGAGCATTAATATTATCACGACATACAaatgatattgattattttgcaAATGCACTTTGCTCGatg gttAGTGACAAAAGTTTAAGACTTCCAGAGTCTCTTTACAATGTCCCTCCAAAATTTACTCTTTCAGAATTTCGCGTTCATGTTTTTCCAGTATTAGCATCATTAGCTTCATATCATGCACATTTAGAACCTAATTTACAACAgcgtttaataaaatgtttagag gTTGGTTTAACAGCAAAATGTGCAAGTCAATGTGTTACTAGCCTTACAACTTGTATTTTAGAGATGCGTGATGCAATGAATAAACTTTTATCCGAagtacttttaaatttatcaaaaatttcagcAACAGTACATATAGCTATaccaattttagaatttttatcta ctCTTACTAGACTTCCAAAAGTTTTTGCAAGTTTTATTGGAGATCAATACATGTCAGTTTTTGCAATTCTATTACCATATACAAATCCTTTTAAATATGATCATTATACAGTATCCTTGGCACATCATGTAATTGCTGTATGGTTTTTGAAATGCAGATTACCATTTCGAAGAGATTTTGTTAGATTTATTACTACA ggTTTGAAAGCTAATGTTATAGTTCCTTTTGAAGAAGGTCATTTAATGAaatcagattttaattttataaatgaagatTCTTCAAATAGAAAACGTAGTTCGAGTTTAACAGAGCAG GGCAGTAGAGGCAGGAGAGAAAGACCAATAATGACAAATCGAATGATAGGAGATAATAAAGTTTCAGATTTAAAGCCTCCAATTGATGAGGCTTTAATGACTTTTCATGTTGAACTTACTGAAACTTGTATTGATCTTATGGCTCGATATACATTTTCAACTTATTCAGCTCGACCTAAaag attaccATCTGCTGATTTTCTACTTAAAGAGGGTCAATCTATGACATGGTTACTTGGTAATAAACTTATTACTGTAACGACAAGCGGTTGTAGTAATAAAGCAATGCGAAATGGACTTTGTGATAATTGTTGGGTTGTGTGTAAATCTGGTCCTCAATCTCCTGAACATTCAAAAGCATTGCAATCAAATTTACGACGAGCATCAAGTATAGAg acagcaaaagaagataaattatcTAGACAGTTTTCTGGAGGTTATGGAAATTCTACTGTAAATACAGCTGCAAATTCTCCAACagaagaattgaagaaaacaTCAGAAGATTtagattctataaaaaaagatcattctttagaaaaaatagataaagatcAAGCAGAATCGTCAAAATTAGAACAAATACTTAATAGTGAGAAACAAGAAGAACATGTTCTTTGCGCTTGTTGGTGTCAAGGATGGGCTGAAATATATGTGCGTAGACCTACAGGTGATATGTCTTGGATAATGAGAATTCAGAATTCTATgcaatttgaaacaaatatagatTTTCCTGTGTATGACATAATGGCTTTATATAGACCAAATCAGGATTTGAAGCAAAAGCAGCAAGAATTTACATCAGAATATTCTGGAGATGAAACAGag GATATTGcagataaaaatatggatcaaataaaaaatgatcataACAATATGAAATCTATGATATCTTCTGTGTCATCAGGTCCAATAGCTATACCTGGTTCACCAGCTCGACCGAGTCCTTCAAGGCAAAGTTCACGTGATAGTTTAGAAAGTTTAGAAGATGGTGAAGATG ATTTACGTCGTTCTCGAAATCCTGTACGTAGATCAAATTCTAGTCCCGAAATGAGTGCTAATTGGAAAAATCCATtcttgaataaagaaaaattaaatttacaacaaGTCGATCGTGATTTTTCAGcagatatagaaattaaacttGATGCTGAATTAAAGAAACCCGCGAAAACTACGTACGCAAAGGATATGag agtcAGTTGTGAAGCTATACCAGAAGAAATATTTGGTATGGGTACAACACCTCCATCAGAAAATGTATCAGATCATCCAGCTGCATTACAGTCTCAACGCTCTTATCCAGGCACAGCACAAGTAACTCAAATTATTACGAATACTAGTTCGAGTAATACTGTTCCCCCATCTCCTACTACTATACAg ATTCAAGGAAATTTTTTGGGAGTACAAGGACGTGCAACACAAATTCAATCTGTTACAAAACCTCCACAATCACCTACACAAATTTATCCTCGATTATCTAATTTTGAATCTGGtcaaaaacaaatatcattAGGAACAGATAGTAAACCACTTATTGGACGTAATCATCTAGATAag caaAAGGATGAGAAAGCTGATCCTTCAATGTTACCACCTTTACCATTACCTTTCCGTGATAGAGGTCATACAATTTCTGTAATGAGTCCTGTGAAAAAATCTCGCGGAGAATGGGATAATATTCGTAGAGGAAATTCGCCACGAATAAAAGAAACTCCGAAAACTGGTATTAATCCtag ttTTGTGTTTTTACAACTATATCATACAGCACATTTTGGTTCGCCTTCAGAAAAACCTTTATTGGTTCCACAGACAACGGCTGTACAAAGAGCAGTAACAAATTTAGATAGAATACAACCATATGAAACTCACAAAATTGGAGTTCTTTATGTTGGTCCAGGACAAGCTTCTAATGAAACTGAAATTTTAGCTAATCAACATGGATCACTTCGATATACAGAATTCTTACAACGATTAGGAACATTAGTTCGATTGAAGGATGTTGATGAAAGTGTGTTTTTAGGAGGATTAGATCGTAATGGTGAAAATGGAAACTTCGCATATATTTGGCAAGATGATGTTACACag gtaGCATTTCATGTTGCTACATTAATGCCTACAAAATTAAGTGATCCAAAATGTACATCTAAAAAGCAACATATTGGAAATAACTATGTTACTGTTGTTTATAATGAATCTGgagaatcatataatattcaaactgTAAAA GGACAGTTCAATTATGCATGTGTTGTAATTCAACCTCTAGATCATGGTACTAATCAAGTCACAGTTCaagtaaaagaagaattagctAAACATATTAGACACAGTGaaccaaaaattatttctgatcAAAATTTAGCTATTTTATCTCGACAATTAGCTCTTCATGCCAATGTAagattagtaaaaattaaattat CTTGCTTCAATGGTTTCATCATCATTAGAACAAAACAGTCACAATCCATATGCTTCTAA